From Anthonomus grandis grandis chromosome 20, icAntGran1.3, whole genome shotgun sequence, the proteins below share one genomic window:
- the LOC126748009 gene encoding 40S ribosomal protein S13 — translation MGRMHAPGKGIAQSALPYRRSVPTWLKVTPEEVKDHIMKLGKKGFTPSQIGVILRDSYGVAQVRFVSGNKILRLMKAMGLAPDLPEDLYYLIKKAVAIRKHLERNRKDKDSKFRLILVESRIHRLARYYKTKSVLAPNWKYESSTASALVA, via the exons atgGGTCGTATGCACGCTCCTGG TAAGGGTATTGCCCAATCGGCCCTGCCATACCGAAGAAGCGTTCCGACATGGTTGAAAGTGACCCCCGAAGAGGTCAAGGACCACATCATGAAGTTGGGCAAAAAGGGTTTCACTCCCTCCCAAATTG GTGTAATCCTCAGGGATTCCTATGGAGTTGCCCAAGTCCGTTTTGTTTCTGGCAATAAAATCCTTCGGCTAATGAAAGCCATGGGTCTCGCCCCTGATCTACCCGAGGATTTGTACTACTTGATTAAAAAAGCGGTGGCTATCCGTAAGCATTTGGAGAGGAACAGGAAGGACAAGGACAGCAAGTTCAGGCTGATTTTGGTCGAATCCAGGATTCACCGTCTCGCCAGGTACTATAAGACCAAGAGCGTACTCGCCCCTAACTGGAAGTACGAGTCTAGCACGGCGTCCGCCCTGGTGGCTTAA